CAATATCTTTATTTACTCTATAGCCTGATGTTAAAAGTCTTACTTTAAATTTATCCTCACAAAAATCTAGAATTTGAAAAATGTGTGGATAAGCAAGCGGGTCTCCTCCTGTTATACTTATCAGCCTTGTACCAGCCCTATGAAATCCATCTAAAACTTTTATCCATTTTTCGAATGATACTTCATTTCTCTTTCGAGCTCCCGCTTCAGCATAGCAATGAATGCAACTTAAATCGCACTGGGAAGTAATCTCTACTGTGATAGCGATTGGTGCCCAAAAATTTTTATTACCTCCAATAATAGGTTTTTCAAACATTTCTCCGTTAGTAAATAGGATATTTCCTCTTTCTTCACTTTTTTTCGAAAAGTTAATAACTAAGTCTCTTACTCGTTCAATACTATCATTATATTTTTTAGCGAGCATTCCACAAATCTCATCCAGAGAATGTCTTCCATCACATAGTGATAATATATCCGCAGCGGGACGATTTAAAGTCTGGAGCGGAACAGGGCCGGTGTAAAGCGTACCCCCTTCCGGCGTTATGTGAAGCATCATTTCCTTTGCGAGTATTGGGTATTTGTTCATCGTAGTATTCCTCTTATTTATGATAAAAAAATAAAAAATAAAATTTATTAATTTAGACAATACACGTTACTTGTGGTAATGGTAGACATAAGATTTTCCATTGCCATGCTTTGCATGGAACTACACATGGTACACTAATACTATCATTTACGTATTCTGGTTCTTCCATCATTATTCTCACCTCCCTTTTGTTTATTGACTACTTGGCCACCTATCGATTAATTCATCGACTGCAAGTCATGAATCCACCCGTTTTTATCCCTACGGATAATGTAATGGTGGATCATGTTCGTATAAATGTTTCGATTTAATTCGAGACTCCGTAATTTAATTTTGTGATTAAACTCTTATTTATGGGGATGGAACCAAGGATATCAATATGCATGGATTACCGTGTTGTTAATTCAAATAAAATTCGAAGAATTATTGCTGATTTTGTAGGGAATTCATTGCATCTGGAAAGGAACAAGAGTCAAAGAAAGCAGTCCCAGAATAAAGGCAAGAATCCCCAGAGCCATCCTGCCTTTTCCGAGCGGCACTTCGTCATTAAGTGGTTTTGGATGCCCTGCGGCAGCGAAAAATGACAGGAAAAGTCCCCATAATACCCATAAAAATCCATCGCTTTTCTGGAAATAAGTCACGTAAAATCCAAGTGAAATAAGTAAAAACGGCATAACTGTTGAGACATGCCTGGCTTTCTCACCCAGCATTGCGCGAAGCACATGCCCACCGTCCAACTGCCCGGCAGGCATGAGGTTCAAGGCTGTCACAAACATCCCGACCCAGCCTGCAAATGCGATCGGATACGAAATCAACGCAGTATTCAACGGGATAAAACGAGTTATAAATTCAAACAAGAGTGGACGGGATAATTGAATCTGAAAAAACTCTGAGGTTTGGGTAACAGGAGGTTGAAAAAGTCCTACGATAGTCACAACGATTGAAACAAAAAGCCCGATCAGAGGACCTGAAACACCTACGTCAAACAGGGCTTTGCGGCTGGGTATCGGTCCGCGGTGTTTGATCACTGCCCCCATTGTTCCAATCCCCAAAGGGAACGGGATAAAGTAAGGCAACGAAGTGCGCATGCCATGTTTTTTTGCAATCAGGTAGTGCCCAGCCTCATGAGACCCCAGCACTGCCATGATTGCAATGGTGAACGGGATACCCTTTAAGATGCCGGATGGGTTGCCTATCGGGTCAGCACCAAAAAGAAATGAACCCATCACCATCGTAGTAATAACAGTAGCGATTGCCAGAGCCACGTTTATCCATCGCCTCTCGCGGGCTGGAGTAAAAGGCGAGGCTATGAGCATGTGCTCACCAAGCTCGTACTTAACAGATAACTGATAATTCTTTTCCGTAAAAACAGGCCATAATTTTTGATAGATTATCCTGATATCTTCCTTAGGGATCCCAAAGAAAAAGATATTACCATTCTCGTGCTGGATATCGTAAATAGAAAAAAACTGGTTGATTTTTTCCGCCAGTTCTTCGTCTACCCCGGACTTATTATGGAGATTGTTCATTTGCAATATACTACTTACTTAACAGACTCAAGAGGGATAAATTTTGTCCCGTAGTATATCATTCCCTTCTCGCTCTCTTCACCCAGCCTTCTGAATGCGGATTTTACCCTCATGCCTATATGAATGTCATCATGCGCACATATCACCTGTGAAGTAAGGCGGGGACCTTCATCCAGTTTTATTATGGCAAGTATGTAGGGTGTTTGCTTCGCATAATCCTTTGCAGCGCTGTGCACAATGGTATAAGTCACCACCTCTCCTTTTCCGTTGAATTTAAACGGGACTATCACACCATGCCGCCTGCATTTCGGGCACATGTTCCTGGGCGGATAGTAATACTCGCCGCATTTTTCACATCGTGTGCCTATGAGGTTGTACAGGTTCTTGAGTCTTCTCCAGAATCTTGGAACTGACATATTCATCTCTCCCTTGAGAATATATGAACTACGGCTGTGCCGCCTGAACCGCCCACGTTATGGGTGAGACCGATTTCGGCGCCATCTATCAGCCGCTTGCCAGCCTCGCCTCGCAGTTGGAGCGTTATTTCAACAGCCTGTTTTACTCCTGTAGCACCGACAGGATGACCGCATGCTTTCAATCCACCTGATGGGTTTATGGGTATTTTCCCTCCGATGGCGGTCATGCCCTCTTCTGTGGCTTTTCCCCCTTCGCCCTTTTTTACAAAACCGAGGTCTTCGATAGCGCAGATTTCTGCAATCGTAAAACAGTCATGCACTTCGGCAAAGTCGATATCTCCGGGCTTAAGCTTCGCCATCTTATAAGCCCTGTTTGCAGCCGCAACAGTGGCGTCAAGCGTTGTTATATCAGGTCTATCGTGGAGCGATAGGGTGCCGCTTGCCTGCGCGGAAGCTTTTACGTATATCGGAGTATCAGTGTATTTTCGTGCTATCTCTGCGGGTGCAAGTACAACAGCGGAAGCACCGTCTGTAATCGGCGAGCAGTCAAAAACACGCAGCGGGTCTGCCACCATGACCGAATTCAGGACAGTGTCTATGGTAATCTCATTCCGGAACTGCGCTTTTGGATTCATGGTGCCGTTGTGGTGGTTCTTAACAGCAACACTTGCGAGCTGTTCCTGCGTAGTTCCGAATTTATGCATGTGCAGCCTGGCAATCATGGCATAAAGACCCGGGAACGTTGCACCCATTATTCCTTCCCATTCACGATCCGCGGCAGCAGCAAGGGCATCGGTTGTGGTCTCGACGCCTACATCGGTCATTTTTTCAGCCCCTCCGGCTATTACAATATCATGATAGCCGGATGCCACGGCAATAATCCCCTGGCGAAGTGCTAACCCGCCAGAAGCGCACGCTGCCTCAACGCGGGTTGAGGCCACATGCAGGCTTGCCAGT
This portion of the Candidatus Methanoperedens sp. genome encodes:
- a CDS encoding site-2 protease family protein encodes the protein MNNLHNKSGVDEELAEKINQFFSIYDIQHENGNIFFFGIPKEDIRIIYQKLWPVFTEKNYQLSVKYELGEHMLIASPFTPARERRWINVALAIATVITTMVMGSFLFGADPIGNPSGILKGIPFTIAIMAVLGSHEAGHYLIAKKHGMRTSLPYFIPFPLGIGTMGAVIKHRGPIPSRKALFDVGVSGPLIGLFVSIVVTIVGLFQPPVTQTSEFFQIQLSRPLLFEFITRFIPLNTALISYPIAFAGWVGMFVTALNLMPAGQLDGGHVLRAMLGEKARHVSTVMPFLLISLGFYVTYFQKSDGFLWVLWGLFLSFFAAAGHPKPLNDEVPLGKGRMALGILAFILGLLSLTLVPFQMQ
- a CDS encoding Zn-ribbon domain-containing OB-fold protein, translated to MSVPRFWRRLKNLYNLIGTRCEKCGEYYYPPRNMCPKCRRHGVIVPFKFNGKGEVVTYTIVHSAAKDYAKQTPYILAIIKLDEGPRLTSQVICAHDDIHIGMRVKSAFRRLGEESEKGMIYYGTKFIPLESVK
- a CDS encoding thiolase domain-containing protein, which produces MRDVAIIGVGCTEFGELWDKSFRELFVEAGVSAIEDADVQGGKIDALYVGNMSGGRFIEQEHLGALIADYSGLASLHVASTRVEAACASGGLALRQGIIAVASGYHDIVIAGGAEKMTDVGVETTTDALAAAADREWEGIMGATFPGLYAMIARLHMHKFGTTQEQLASVAVKNHHNGTMNPKAQFRNEITIDTVLNSVMVADPLRVFDCSPITDGASAVVLAPAEIARKYTDTPIYVKASAQASGTLSLHDRPDITTLDATVAAANRAYKMAKLKPGDIDFAEVHDCFTIAEICAIEDLGFVKKGEGGKATEEGMTAIGGKIPINPSGGLKACGHPVGATGVKQAVEITLQLRGEAGKRLIDGAEIGLTHNVGGSGGTAVVHIFSRER